A stretch of Castanea sativa cultivar Marrone di Chiusa Pesio chromosome 2, ASM4071231v1 DNA encodes these proteins:
- the LOC142623738 gene encoding dihydroorotate dehydrogenase (quinone), mitochondrial-like isoform X3, protein MKQLSDPEVAHRLAVSAAARGWIPREKRPDPSNIGLEVWGRKFSNPIGLAAGFDKNAEAFDGLLGLGFGFVEVGSVTPVPQEGNPKPRIFRLPEGAIINRCGFNGEGIVAVAKRLGAQHAKRKLDETSRNSSSPTDEAKHRGKAGPGILGVNLGKNKTSEDAAADYVQGVHTLSQYADYLVINVSSPNTPGLRMLQGRKQLEDLVKKVQAARDEMQWGEEGPPPLLVKIAPDLSKEDLEDIAAVALALCLDGLIISNTTVSRPDPVSKNPVAREVGGLSGKPLFNLSTNILKEMYVLTKGKIPLIGCGGVSSGGDAYQKIRAGATLVQLYTAFGYGGPALIPQIKAELAECLERDGFKSITEAVGVDCR, encoded by the exons ATGAAGCAACTTTCTG ACCCGGAGGTTGCTCACAGACTAGCTGTCTCAGCAGCAGCTCGTGGTTGGATTCCAAGGGAGAAGAGGCCTGATCCATCAAATATAGGGCTAGAAGTTTGGGGAAGGAAGTTCTCCAACCCCATAGGTCTTGCTGCTGGCTTTGATAAGAATGCTGAGGCTTTTGATGGGTTGCTGGGTTTAGGCTTTGGCTTTGTAGAGGTCGGCTCTGTAACCCCTGTTCCGCAAGAGGGTAATCCAAAGCCTCGTATCTTTAGATTGCCGGAAGG TGCTATCATCAATCGGTGTGGCTTCAATGGTGAAGGAATTGTTGCTGTTGCAAAGCGGTTGGGTGCCCAGCATGCTAAGAGGAAGTTGGATGAAACTTCAAGAAATTCATCTTCCCCCACTGATGAAGCAAAACATAGAGGAAAAGCTGGACCTGGCATTCTTGGGGTCAATCTTGGAAAGAATAAGACAAGTGAAGATGCTGCTGCAGATTATGTACAAGGGGTTCATACATTGTCCCAGTATGCTGACTACttg GTGATTAATGTTTCTTCACCAAATACCCCAGGATTGCGTATGCTTCAGGGAAGAAAGCAATTGGAGGACCTTGTGAAGAAG GTTCAAGCTGCTCGTGATGAAATGCAATGGGGAGAGGAGGGCCCACCCCCTTTGCTTGTGAAAATCGCTCCAGACCTGTCTAAAGAAGACCTTGAAGATATTGCTGCA GTTGCCCTTGCTCTTTGCTTGGATGGATTG ATAATATCAAATACAACTGTTTCAAGACCAGATCCTGTGAGTAAAAACCCAGTGGCTAGGGAAGTTGGTGGCTTAAGTGGGAAGCCTCTCTTCAATCTCTCTACAAACATATTGAAGGAAATGTACGTTCTAACAAAG GGAAAGATCCCTTTAATAGGCTGTGGGGGTGTTAGCAG TGGTGGGGATGCATACCAAAAAATTCGAGCTGGTGCAACTCTTGTTCAGCTTTATACAGCATTTGGTTATGGGGGACCAGCTCTTATTCCTCAGATCAAG GCTGAACTGGCCGAATGCTTAGAAAGGGATGGTTTTAAGTCTATCACTGAAGCAGTTGGTGTAGATTGCAGATAA
- the LOC142623738 gene encoding dihydroorotate dehydrogenase (quinone), mitochondrial-like isoform X2 encodes MALRVSRKIYREILNKRVFSTPLLTARHCSSSAQTAPNIPHSAKKGRILTGATIGLVVAGGAYVSTVDEATFCGLLFSATKLLNPFFALLDPEVAHRLAVSAAARGWIPREKRPDPSNIGLEVWGRKFSNPIGLAAGFDKNAEAFDGLLGLGFGFVEVGSVTPVPQEGNPKPRIFRLPEGAIINRCGFNGEGIVAVAKRLGAQHAKRKLDETSRNSSSPTDEAKHRGKAGPGILGVNLGKNKTSEDAAADYVQGVHTLSQYADYLVINVSSPNTPGLRMLQGRKQLEDLVKKVQAARDEMQWGEEGPPPLLVKIAPDLSKEDLEDIAAVALALCLDGLIISNTTVSRPDPVSKNPVAREVGGLSGKPLFNLSTNILKEMYVLTKGKIPLIGCGGVSSIHLIQWWGCIPKNSSWCNSCSALYSIWLWGTSSYSSDQG; translated from the exons ATGGCATTAAGGGTTTCAAGGAAAATATATAGAGAAATTTTGAACAAAAGGGTATTCTCAACTCCTCTTTTAACTGCTAGACATTGCTCTTCTTCTGCACAAACAGCTCCAAACATACCTCACTCTGCTAAGAAa GGAAGGATATTGACAGGAGCCACAATTGGCTTAGTTGTAGCTGGAGGAGCTTATGTGAGTACTGTGGATGAAGCAACTTTCTG TGGTTTGCTATTCTCAGCAACGAAACTTCTAAATCCTTTCTTTGCCCTTTTAGACCCGGAGGTTGCTCACAGACTAGCTGTCTCAGCAGCAGCTCGTGGTTGGATTCCAAGGGAGAAGAGGCCTGATCCATCAAATATAGGGCTAGAAGTTTGGGGAAGGAAGTTCTCCAACCCCATAGGTCTTGCTGCTGGCTTTGATAAGAATGCTGAGGCTTTTGATGGGTTGCTGGGTTTAGGCTTTGGCTTTGTAGAGGTCGGCTCTGTAACCCCTGTTCCGCAAGAGGGTAATCCAAAGCCTCGTATCTTTAGATTGCCGGAAGG TGCTATCATCAATCGGTGTGGCTTCAATGGTGAAGGAATTGTTGCTGTTGCAAAGCGGTTGGGTGCCCAGCATGCTAAGAGGAAGTTGGATGAAACTTCAAGAAATTCATCTTCCCCCACTGATGAAGCAAAACATAGAGGAAAAGCTGGACCTGGCATTCTTGGGGTCAATCTTGGAAAGAATAAGACAAGTGAAGATGCTGCTGCAGATTATGTACAAGGGGTTCATACATTGTCCCAGTATGCTGACTACttg GTGATTAATGTTTCTTCACCAAATACCCCAGGATTGCGTATGCTTCAGGGAAGAAAGCAATTGGAGGACCTTGTGAAGAAG GTTCAAGCTGCTCGTGATGAAATGCAATGGGGAGAGGAGGGCCCACCCCCTTTGCTTGTGAAAATCGCTCCAGACCTGTCTAAAGAAGACCTTGAAGATATTGCTGCA GTTGCCCTTGCTCTTTGCTTGGATGGATTG ATAATATCAAATACAACTGTTTCAAGACCAGATCCTGTGAGTAAAAACCCAGTGGCTAGGGAAGTTGGTGGCTTAAGTGGGAAGCCTCTCTTCAATCTCTCTACAAACATATTGAAGGAAATGTACGTTCTAACAAAG GGAAAGATCCCTTTAATAGGCTGTGGGGGTGTTAGCAG CATACATTTGATTCAGTGGTGGGGATGCATACCAAAAAATTCGAGCTGGTGCAACTCTTGTTCAGCTTTATACAGCATTTGGTTATGGGGGACCAGCTCTTATTCCTCAGATCAAG GCTGA
- the LOC142623738 gene encoding dihydroorotate dehydrogenase (quinone), mitochondrial-like isoform X1, producing the protein MALRVSRKIYREILNKRVFSTPLLTARHCSSSAQTAPNIPHSAKKGRILTGATIGLVVAGGAYVSTVDEATFCGLLFSATKLLNPFFALLDPEVAHRLAVSAAARGWIPREKRPDPSNIGLEVWGRKFSNPIGLAAGFDKNAEAFDGLLGLGFGFVEVGSVTPVPQEGNPKPRIFRLPEGAIINRCGFNGEGIVAVAKRLGAQHAKRKLDETSRNSSSPTDEAKHRGKAGPGILGVNLGKNKTSEDAAADYVQGVHTLSQYADYLVINVSSPNTPGLRMLQGRKQLEDLVKKVQAARDEMQWGEEGPPPLLVKIAPDLSKEDLEDIAAVALALCLDGLIISNTTVSRPDPVSKNPVAREVGGLSGKPLFNLSTNILKEMYVLTKGKIPLIGCGGVSSGGDAYQKIRAGATLVQLYTAFGYGGPALIPQIKAELAECLERDGFKSITEAVGVDCR; encoded by the exons ATGGCATTAAGGGTTTCAAGGAAAATATATAGAGAAATTTTGAACAAAAGGGTATTCTCAACTCCTCTTTTAACTGCTAGACATTGCTCTTCTTCTGCACAAACAGCTCCAAACATACCTCACTCTGCTAAGAAa GGAAGGATATTGACAGGAGCCACAATTGGCTTAGTTGTAGCTGGAGGAGCTTATGTGAGTACTGTGGATGAAGCAACTTTCTG TGGTTTGCTATTCTCAGCAACGAAACTTCTAAATCCTTTCTTTGCCCTTTTAGACCCGGAGGTTGCTCACAGACTAGCTGTCTCAGCAGCAGCTCGTGGTTGGATTCCAAGGGAGAAGAGGCCTGATCCATCAAATATAGGGCTAGAAGTTTGGGGAAGGAAGTTCTCCAACCCCATAGGTCTTGCTGCTGGCTTTGATAAGAATGCTGAGGCTTTTGATGGGTTGCTGGGTTTAGGCTTTGGCTTTGTAGAGGTCGGCTCTGTAACCCCTGTTCCGCAAGAGGGTAATCCAAAGCCTCGTATCTTTAGATTGCCGGAAGG TGCTATCATCAATCGGTGTGGCTTCAATGGTGAAGGAATTGTTGCTGTTGCAAAGCGGTTGGGTGCCCAGCATGCTAAGAGGAAGTTGGATGAAACTTCAAGAAATTCATCTTCCCCCACTGATGAAGCAAAACATAGAGGAAAAGCTGGACCTGGCATTCTTGGGGTCAATCTTGGAAAGAATAAGACAAGTGAAGATGCTGCTGCAGATTATGTACAAGGGGTTCATACATTGTCCCAGTATGCTGACTACttg GTGATTAATGTTTCTTCACCAAATACCCCAGGATTGCGTATGCTTCAGGGAAGAAAGCAATTGGAGGACCTTGTGAAGAAG GTTCAAGCTGCTCGTGATGAAATGCAATGGGGAGAGGAGGGCCCACCCCCTTTGCTTGTGAAAATCGCTCCAGACCTGTCTAAAGAAGACCTTGAAGATATTGCTGCA GTTGCCCTTGCTCTTTGCTTGGATGGATTG ATAATATCAAATACAACTGTTTCAAGACCAGATCCTGTGAGTAAAAACCCAGTGGCTAGGGAAGTTGGTGGCTTAAGTGGGAAGCCTCTCTTCAATCTCTCTACAAACATATTGAAGGAAATGTACGTTCTAACAAAG GGAAAGATCCCTTTAATAGGCTGTGGGGGTGTTAGCAG TGGTGGGGATGCATACCAAAAAATTCGAGCTGGTGCAACTCTTGTTCAGCTTTATACAGCATTTGGTTATGGGGGACCAGCTCTTATTCCTCAGATCAAG GCTGAACTGGCCGAATGCTTAGAAAGGGATGGTTTTAAGTCTATCACTGAAGCAGTTGGTGTAGATTGCAGATAA